One window from the genome of Alkalihalobacillus sp. LMS6 encodes:
- the truA gene encoding tRNA pseudouridine(38-40) synthase TruA, giving the protein MARYACKLAYDGTEFSGYQVQPEKRTVQAVVEHALEKIHKGQPVPVTASGRTDAGVHAKAQVIHFDSTLQMEQRNWLQALNAHLPSDVVVEQVSEVEEDFHARFQPIGKEYRYYIHHGDVPNVFRRNHALHSKQPLDVPAMQTAAQYLLGTHDFSAFCAANTAVVDKVRTITNVSIQPNDGELEFSIRGNGFLYNMVRIIVGTLIEVGTGKRTAKDMETILASQDRTQAGKTAAAQGLFLWHVDYETDPFKKEETPG; this is encoded by the coding sequence ATGGCAAGGTATGCATGCAAGCTTGCTTACGATGGCACTGAATTCAGTGGTTATCAAGTGCAGCCTGAAAAAAGAACGGTTCAAGCTGTTGTCGAGCACGCTTTGGAAAAAATTCATAAAGGGCAGCCTGTCCCTGTCACAGCATCAGGAAGAACCGATGCAGGTGTTCATGCAAAGGCACAAGTGATTCATTTTGACTCTACTCTACAAATGGAGCAACGAAACTGGCTTCAAGCGTTAAATGCACATCTACCATCTGACGTCGTTGTAGAACAAGTAAGTGAAGTGGAAGAGGACTTTCACGCACGCTTTCAACCAATTGGAAAAGAATATCGTTACTATATTCATCACGGCGATGTGCCGAATGTATTTCGACGGAACCACGCGTTGCACAGCAAACAACCACTTGATGTTCCTGCTATGCAGACAGCTGCGCAATATCTATTAGGAACACACGACTTTTCGGCTTTTTGTGCAGCGAACACAGCAGTTGTGGACAAAGTTCGGACAATCACAAATGTATCAATACAACCGAATGATGGAGAACTAGAATTTTCTATTAGAGGAAATGGGTTTCTTTACAACATGGTTCGGATCATTGTTGGAACCTTAATCGAAGTGGGGACAGGCAAGCGAACAGCAAAAGATATGGAGACGATTTTAGCTAGTCAGGATCGTACTCAAGCAGGTAAAACAGCAGCTGCCCAAGGCTTATTTTTGTGGCATGTTGATTATGAAACAGACCCTTTCAAAAAAGAGGAAACACCCGGATAA
- the rplM gene encoding 50S ribosomal protein L13 encodes MRTTYMAKPNEVERKWYVVDAEGQTLGRLSSEVASILRGKHKPTFTPHVDTGDHVIILNASKIQLTGNKLQDKIYYRHTNHPGGLKQTAAHEMRANKPERMLELAIKGMLPKNTLGRKQGMKLHVYAGSEHNHQAQKPEAYELRG; translated from the coding sequence ATGCGTACAACATATATGGCAAAGCCAAACGAAGTTGAGCGTAAGTGGTACGTTGTTGACGCTGAAGGTCAAACGCTTGGTCGTCTATCTTCAGAAGTTGCTTCAATCCTACGCGGAAAACACAAACCAACATTTACACCACATGTAGACACAGGGGATCACGTAATCATCTTGAATGCAAGCAAAATCCAGTTAACTGGTAACAAGCTTCAAGATAAGATCTACTACCGTCACACGAACCACCCAGGTGGACTTAAGCAAACAGCTGCACACGAAATGCGTGCAAACAAGCCTGAGCGTATGCTTGAGCTAGCGATCAAAGGAATGCTTCCAAAGAACACTTTAGGTCGTAAGCAAGGCATGAAGCTTCATGTATATGCAGGTTCTGAACACAATCATCAAGCACAAAAACCAGAAGCGTACGAGCTTCGCGGTTAA
- the rpsI gene encoding 30S ribosomal protein S9: MAQVQYYGTGRRKHSVARVRLVPGDGTIVVNGRSLDEYFGLDTLKLIVKQPLVETGVTDQYNVHVNVNGGGFTGQAGAIRHGVARALLQVDPDNRPTLKSAGFLTRDARMKERKKYGLKAARRAPQFSKR, translated from the coding sequence ATGGCTCAAGTACAATACTACGGCACAGGTCGTCGTAAGCATTCTGTAGCACGTGTTCGTCTCGTTCCTGGTGACGGTACAATCGTTGTAAACGGTCGTTCTCTTGACGAATATTTCGGTCTTGACACATTAAAGCTTATCGTGAAACAACCACTTGTTGAAACAGGTGTAACTGATCAATACAATGTACACGTTAATGTAAACGGAGGCGGCTTCACTGGTCAAGCTGGTGCGATCCGTCATGGTGTAGCGCGTGCGCTACTTCAAGTAGACCCTGACAACCGTCCAACGTTAAAGTCTGCTGGCTTCTTAACGCGTGATGCTCGTATGAAAGAGCGTAAAAAATACGGTCTTAAAGCAGCACGTCGTGCGCCTCAGTTCTCAAAACGTTAA
- a CDS encoding PQQ-dependent sugar dehydrogenase gives MTKVSWSRLMSLTMLMFVLTLAACGNGDTSDEESTDNSDADTEESVDEGADESTDNSAESEPKVTEFEPAFPEQTRAPEVETETELDVEVVVEDLGVSWGMEEFDTNRLLVTQRDSAELLIVDLEDGSVSDPIEGTPEVNNEGQGGLLDVTIAPDFDESRLVFMTFAQDVEGGTVTAVGKGVLSEDEASLEDFEVIFQAEPAYDGDLHYGGRIIFDDEDNLFLTTGERSDDPIRERAQDLDAYLGKVIHITQDGEAVDTNPFIDDEDALDGIYSYGHRNIQGVDFHPETEDLWIVEFGPQAGDELNIIEPGNNYGWPIVSYGIEYTGELVNDGISEHEEQGFIEPRYYWDPTSAPSGMSFYDNDAIPEWENNLFIGGLAPSYIVRVVIEDDLIVGEERLLTDEGERFRDILVTEDGALIASTDGGSIYKVAAAD, from the coding sequence ATGACGAAAGTTTCGTGGTCAAGATTAATGTCTTTGACAATGCTGATGTTTGTATTGACTTTGGCAGCATGTGGCAATGGTGATACTTCAGATGAAGAATCAACGGATAACTCGGATGCTGATACAGAAGAAAGTGTTGACGAAGGCGCTGATGAAAGTACAGATAATAGTGCAGAGTCTGAACCAAAAGTTACTGAGTTTGAACCAGCATTTCCAGAACAAACAAGAGCACCTGAAGTAGAGACTGAAACAGAACTTGATGTGGAAGTTGTTGTAGAGGATCTTGGTGTGTCTTGGGGTATGGAAGAGTTTGATACAAACCGCTTACTTGTAACGCAAAGAGATTCAGCAGAACTGCTTATTGTAGACCTTGAAGATGGCTCTGTTTCAGATCCAATCGAAGGTACACCAGAAGTAAATAACGAAGGTCAAGGTGGTTTACTTGATGTAACCATTGCACCTGATTTTGACGAATCAAGATTAGTATTTATGACGTTTGCTCAAGATGTTGAAGGTGGCACTGTAACGGCTGTCGGTAAAGGTGTTTTATCAGAAGATGAAGCTTCACTTGAAGATTTTGAAGTAATCTTCCAAGCAGAACCAGCATATGATGGTGACTTACACTATGGTGGACGTATTATCTTTGATGATGAAGACAACTTGTTTTTAACAACTGGTGAGCGTTCAGATGATCCGATTCGCGAACGTGCACAAGACTTAGATGCTTACTTAGGTAAAGTCATTCACATTACACAAGATGGTGAAGCAGTAGATACGAATCCATTTATTGATGATGAAGACGCGCTAGATGGTATTTACAGCTACGGTCACCGTAATATTCAAGGTGTGGACTTCCACCCTGAAACAGAAGACTTATGGATTGTTGAATTTGGCCCACAAGCTGGGGACGAATTGAATATTATTGAACCAGGTAATAACTATGGTTGGCCAATTGTTTCCTATGGGATTGAGTACACTGGTGAATTAGTTAATGATGGTATTTCAGAACACGAAGAGCAAGGCTTTATTGAACCAAGATATTATTGGGATCCAACAAGTGCACCAAGTGGGATGTCATTCTATGATAACGACGCCATTCCTGAATGGGAGAACAACTTGTTTATTGGTGGTTTAGCACCGAGCTACATTGTACGTGTCGTGATTGAAGATGACCTTATCGTTGGAGAAGAACGCCTACTAACTGACGAAGGCGAACGTTTCCGTGATATTCTTGTAACGGAGGATGGCGCGCTAATTGCAAGCACTGATGGCGGTTCAATTTATAAGGTTGCTGCAGCAGATTAA
- a CDS encoding DUF2521 family protein, with protein sequence MNQIVSISDKRREKKWDFERKMLRKIDIRKMETNIQDWIKPIMPFHLQAYPFLIDQCMDVVIDAFLLGTEFGKFGVRGESVNHSKGRCHEPLGQLSHDLATTLSTWGNKGVEESMVMATDMLVGSWWEKGFDESFKAHKMRLV encoded by the coding sequence ATGAATCAAATTGTGTCAATCTCAGATAAACGACGGGAGAAAAAGTGGGATTTTGAGCGGAAAATGCTTCGGAAAATCGATATTCGAAAGATGGAGACCAATATTCAAGACTGGATAAAACCAATTATGCCTTTTCATTTACAGGCGTATCCTTTTCTAATTGATCAATGTATGGATGTCGTCATTGATGCCTTCTTGCTTGGGACGGAATTTGGCAAATTTGGGGTTCGAGGCGAGTCCGTAAATCATTCAAAGGGGCGTTGCCATGAACCTTTGGGACAGCTATCACACGATTTAGCAACCACGTTGTCGACATGGGGGAACAAAGGTGTAGAGGAATCCATGGTGATGGCGACGGACATGCTTGTTGGCTCTTGGTGGGAAAAGGGATTTGACGAATCCTTTAAAGCCCATAAAATGCGTTTAGTTTAA
- the cwlD gene encoding N-acetylmuramoyl-L-alanine amidase CwlD — protein sequence MKRYRSILITTGLLMAIILLWVRFDANTEDSTTWHLPLSGKVIILDPGHGGMDGGASSKTGLLEKQVTLDVSLKLRDYLQEAGALVLMTREEDRDLASEETKKIKHRKSEDLRKRVEMVNESDADFFVSVHMNAIPSPKWRGAQTFYHLKDKQNEDLAVFIQEEIKRNLENTNRYAKPIHHVYLLKQAEIPGALVEAGFLSNPEEAALLEGNDYQEKMAASIYEGILRFVSGEVAPDANPYE from the coding sequence ATGAAACGATATCGATCCATTTTAATAACAACAGGATTATTAATGGCCATTATCCTTTTATGGGTACGATTTGATGCAAATACAGAAGATTCTACAACCTGGCATTTACCGTTGTCAGGAAAAGTCATCATTCTTGACCCCGGTCATGGCGGCATGGATGGGGGCGCAAGTTCAAAAACAGGTTTATTAGAAAAACAAGTAACCCTTGATGTGTCTTTGAAGCTGAGGGACTATTTGCAAGAAGCCGGTGCGCTTGTCTTAATGACCCGCGAAGAAGACCGGGATCTCGCGAGTGAGGAGACAAAGAAAATCAAACATCGCAAATCAGAAGACTTGAGAAAGCGGGTTGAAATGGTCAACGAAAGTGATGCTGATTTTTTTGTCTCTGTACATATGAATGCTATTCCTTCACCGAAATGGCGCGGGGCACAAACGTTTTATCATTTAAAAGATAAACAAAATGAGGATTTGGCTGTTTTTATACAAGAAGAGATTAAACGGAACTTGGAGAATACGAATCGTTATGCCAAACCAATTCACCATGTTTACTTACTCAAACAAGCAGAGATTCCAGGTGCATTAGTAGAAGCTGGCTTTTTATCAAATCCAGAAGAGGCGGCCTTGTTAGAAGGAAATGACTACCAAGAGAAGATGGCCGCATCAATTTATGAAGGAATTTTGCGCTTTGTCTCTGGTGAAGTTGCCCCTGATGCAAACCCTTATGAATGA
- the glcT gene encoding glucose PTS transporter transcription antiterminator GlcT: MESYQVKKVLNNNVLIAVMDHEEVVLIGKGIGFNRKKDSEVTSAEAEKVFVLKNVKEQTSYLKLLPNVEKPLLDVTIEAIELISKRIGVPLNEHIHVGLMDHLSFAQTRTAAGMHISNPFLTETKLLYPNEFAISLEVLTLIQERLNLTMPREEAGFIALHIHSAAKNKDLGTVNAHSQLVAKLLAIIEEQLEIALDKESIDYMRLVRHLRFTIERVENNEEVEEAKAIDSLLKQEYPLCYNLSWKLIKIMQHSLGKPVFDAEAVYLTMHLQRVQNKYK; the protein is encoded by the coding sequence ATGGAATCTTATCAAGTAAAAAAGGTGTTAAATAACAATGTTCTTATCGCGGTAATGGATCATGAAGAAGTCGTCTTAATTGGTAAAGGCATAGGGTTTAATCGAAAAAAAGATAGCGAAGTAACAAGTGCAGAGGCTGAAAAAGTGTTTGTGTTAAAAAATGTAAAAGAACAAACGAGCTATCTCAAACTGCTTCCTAACGTAGAGAAACCTTTACTTGATGTAACTATAGAAGCAATTGAACTGATCTCAAAGCGGATTGGTGTACCATTAAATGAACATATTCATGTTGGCTTAATGGATCACTTGTCGTTTGCGCAAACGAGAACGGCTGCTGGCATGCACATTAGTAATCCATTTTTGACGGAGACCAAGCTGCTTTATCCAAATGAATTTGCGATCTCATTAGAAGTGCTCACGCTTATTCAAGAACGTCTTAACTTGACTATGCCTCGTGAGGAAGCAGGCTTTATCGCTTTGCACATTCATAGTGCCGCAAAAAACAAAGACCTTGGAACGGTAAATGCACACTCGCAGCTTGTTGCGAAATTGCTCGCGATTATTGAGGAGCAGTTAGAGATTGCGTTAGATAAAGAAAGCATTGACTATATGCGTCTCGTTCGACATTTGCGTTTTACAATTGAACGAGTTGAAAACAATGAAGAGGTGGAAGAGGCAAAAGCGATTGATAGCCTCTTGAAACAAGAATATCCGTTGTGCTATAATCTATCTTGGAAGCTCATCAAAATTATGCAGCATTCCTTAGGGAAGCCTGTTTTTGATGCAGAAGCGGTTTATCTAACCATGCATTTACAACGAGTTCAGAATAAATATAAATAG
- the ptsG gene encoding glucose-specific PTS transporter subunit IIBC encodes MFKKLFGNLQKIGKALMLPVAMLPVAGLLLGIGVALQMEDTISYLPFLDAGWIQHTAGVMEAAGGIIFDNLALIFAVGVAIGLAGDGAAALAALVGYLVMNTVMGEWLGVTSEMVEGDPGLAHVLGIPTLQTGVFGGILVGILAAFCYNRFHNIEMPAFLGFFAGKRFVPIVTGALTFVVALLLLIIWPPIQTGLNEVSIFLLDTGQYFAVFFFGFIKRLLIPFGLHHIFHAPFWFEFGQYTNAAGEIVRGDQLIFFAQLRDGVEITAGNFMAGEFPIMMFGLPAAALAMYHVAKPEKKKVVAGLMISAALTSFLTGITEPLEFMFLFVAPVLFVIHAFLDGISFVLMTYFSVNVGYTFSGGAIDFFLFGILPNQDGWWITIILGLFFAVIYYTIFRFAIVKFNLKTPGREVEEDDGDHEKGKDKGALANNILTAMGGKENIAHLDACITRLRVSVNDIKAVDKKELKHLGAAGVLEVGNNIQAIYGPRSETIKGQMQDIIAGKTPRPVETKQEDEVKKEIENIQPDVLQQETDTQLVSPMTGTLHPISDVPDQVFAEKMMGDGFAIDPTDGTVVSPVEGKITTVFPTKHAIGLTSASGREILIHIGIDTVKLGGEGFTVYVEEGQHVQVGDKLVEFDLEYIQQQATSAITPVVFTNLADGESVKTASKSVKAGDENIIEMN; translated from the coding sequence ATGTTTAAAAAACTTTTTGGCAACCTGCAAAAAATCGGTAAAGCCTTAATGCTACCAGTAGCCATGTTGCCAGTAGCTGGTTTACTACTCGGTATCGGTGTAGCGTTACAAATGGAAGATACCATATCTTACTTGCCTTTCTTGGATGCAGGCTGGATTCAGCATACTGCAGGGGTAATGGAAGCGGCAGGTGGGATCATCTTTGATAACCTCGCCTTAATCTTTGCTGTAGGTGTCGCAATTGGCTTAGCAGGAGATGGTGCAGCGGCTCTTGCAGCACTCGTTGGTTACCTTGTTATGAATACGGTAATGGGCGAGTGGCTCGGCGTTACATCAGAAATGGTAGAGGGAGATCCTGGTCTCGCTCATGTACTCGGTATACCGACACTGCAAACCGGTGTCTTTGGTGGTATTTTAGTCGGAATTCTTGCTGCCTTTTGTTACAACCGTTTTCATAATATCGAAATGCCTGCATTCCTTGGTTTCTTTGCAGGAAAACGATTTGTACCAATTGTGACAGGAGCGCTTACGTTTGTCGTAGCGTTACTCCTCTTAATAATTTGGCCGCCTATTCAAACAGGTCTGAACGAAGTATCGATCTTTTTATTAGATACAGGTCAATATTTTGCCGTGTTTTTCTTTGGATTTATTAAACGATTACTTATTCCATTTGGCCTTCATCATATTTTCCATGCGCCATTCTGGTTTGAATTCGGTCAATATACGAATGCAGCAGGAGAAATTGTTCGAGGCGATCAGCTCATTTTCTTTGCGCAGCTTCGTGATGGCGTAGAAATTACAGCAGGGAACTTCATGGCTGGGGAATTTCCAATTATGATGTTTGGTCTACCTGCAGCGGCACTCGCCATGTACCATGTGGCAAAACCTGAAAAGAAAAAAGTCGTTGCTGGGCTAATGATTTCAGCTGCATTGACATCATTTTTAACGGGAATTACGGAGCCGCTTGAATTTATGTTTTTATTTGTAGCGCCAGTGCTATTTGTCATTCATGCGTTTCTTGACGGGATTTCATTTGTGTTAATGACATACTTTAGTGTCAACGTCGGGTATACGTTCTCCGGTGGAGCGATTGATTTCTTCTTATTCGGGATCTTACCTAATCAAGACGGTTGGTGGATCACGATTATTCTAGGTCTATTCTTTGCCGTTATTTATTACACGATTTTCCGCTTTGCGATTGTGAAATTTAATTTAAAAACACCTGGTCGCGAAGTAGAAGAGGACGATGGAGATCATGAAAAAGGCAAAGATAAAGGTGCCTTAGCAAATAATATCTTAACGGCGATGGGTGGAAAAGAAAATATTGCCCATTTAGACGCTTGTATTACGCGACTACGCGTGTCTGTTAATGACATTAAAGCTGTCGATAAGAAAGAACTGAAACATTTAGGCGCTGCAGGCGTGCTTGAGGTGGGGAACAACATTCAAGCAATTTATGGTCCGCGTTCTGAGACGATAAAAGGGCAAATGCAAGACATCATTGCAGGGAAAACGCCTCGTCCTGTTGAGACAAAACAAGAAGATGAAGTGAAAAAGGAAATCGAAAACATTCAACCAGATGTACTTCAGCAAGAAACGGATACGCAGCTCGTGTCTCCAATGACTGGAACACTGCATCCGATTTCTGACGTGCCGGACCAAGTGTTTGCTGAGAAAATGATGGGCGATGGGTTTGCAATTGACCCAACGGATGGAACCGTTGTTTCACCAGTAGAAGGAAAAATTACAACTGTCTTCCCAACGAAGCATGCAATTGGACTAACGTCTGCATCAGGGAGAGAAATTCTCATCCACATTGGCATTGATACAGTTAAATTAGGCGGAGAAGGCTTTACCGTTTATGTGGAAGAAGGGCAGCATGTTCAAGTTGGAGATAAGCTTGTTGAGTTTGATCTTGAGTATATTCAACAACAAGCAACATCAGCGATTACACCAGTTGTATTTACAAACTTAGCTGATGGCGAGTCGGTCAAAACAGCTAGTAAGAGCGTAAAAGCTGGCGACGAGAACATTATTGAAATGAATTGA
- a CDS encoding P-loop NTPase yields the protein MMTDQEILEALKRVKDRDLDKSIVDTGGVREIKNKNGNLSLKIALARTGTSEQMQVQQEIVNVLKSEGASSVGLRFDTLTDEEIDSLGGSKEEPFKGPALLAPDSKTTFITVASGKGGVGKSTVTVNTAVSLARLGKKVGIIDADIYGFSVPDMMGIEERPKVIDKRIHPVERFGVKVISMGFFVEDNAPVIWRGPMLGKMINQFFSECEWGELDYLILDLPPGTGDVALDLHSMLPDSKELLVTTPHATAAFVAARAGAMAIKTNHEMLGVVENMAYFESKKTGEKEYVFGQGGGPRLAEELKTDLLAQIPLGQPVVREEDFAPSIYGEEHPIGEIYKELAEAIAFKVER from the coding sequence ATCATGACAGATCAAGAAATATTGGAAGCGCTAAAACGGGTTAAAGACCGCGATTTAGATAAAAGTATTGTCGATACAGGTGGCGTCCGTGAAATTAAAAATAAAAACGGCAACCTAAGCTTAAAAATTGCCCTTGCGCGAACGGGCACATCGGAACAAATGCAAGTACAGCAAGAAATTGTGAACGTGTTAAAAAGTGAAGGTGCAAGCTCAGTCGGGCTTCGCTTTGATACATTAACAGATGAAGAAATTGACTCATTAGGCGGTTCAAAAGAAGAGCCGTTTAAAGGGCCAGCGTTATTAGCGCCAGACAGTAAGACAACGTTCATCACCGTTGCAAGTGGAAAAGGCGGCGTTGGGAAATCAACGGTTACAGTAAATACAGCTGTCTCTCTAGCGAGGCTAGGGAAGAAAGTCGGCATTATTGATGCGGATATTTACGGCTTCAGCGTACCGGACATGATGGGAATTGAAGAGCGTCCTAAAGTAATCGACAAGCGTATTCACCCAGTAGAACGATTTGGTGTAAAAGTCATTTCAATGGGCTTCTTTGTAGAAGACAATGCACCCGTCATATGGAGAGGGCCAATGCTAGGGAAAATGATTAATCAGTTTTTCTCTGAGTGTGAGTGGGGCGAATTAGACTACCTCATTTTAGACTTACCTCCAGGTACAGGAGATGTAGCCCTTGATTTACACTCCATGTTACCAGATTCTAAAGAATTACTCGTCACAACACCGCATGCAACAGCTGCATTTGTTGCCGCGCGTGCAGGTGCGATGGCGATTAAAACAAACCATGAAATGCTCGGTGTAGTCGAAAACATGGCTTACTTTGAAAGCAAGAAAACAGGCGAGAAAGAATATGTGTTTGGACAAGGCGGGGGTCCACGTTTAGCAGAAGAGTTAAAAACGGATCTTCTCGCGCAGATTCCACTTGGACAACCTGTTGTGAGGGAAGAAGACTTTGCGCCTTCTATTTATGGAGAAGAGCACCCAATCGGGGAGATCTATAAAGAATTAGCCGAAGCGATTGCGTTCAAAGTAGAAAGATAA
- the gerD gene encoding spore germination lipoprotein GerD, which yields MPIKKHSYLAIIVCSLLFVVLTGCAQTEAQQNTDYEGTKKMVIDLLKTDEGKKALHDLIAEEDMREEIVMDSAFVKQTIQDTLTSDEGKAYWQEVMKDPEFAKSFAESMQGENEKILKSLMKDPSYQQMMMDILKDPQMGEQAMELMKSKEYREQVMGIMSEALESPYFAAKMSGLMSKAIEDQSNSEDNEGEDE from the coding sequence ATGCCGATAAAAAAACATTCCTATCTCGCTATCATTGTATGTTCTTTATTGTTCGTTGTTTTAACTGGCTGCGCACAAACAGAAGCTCAACAAAATACCGACTATGAAGGTACAAAGAAAATGGTCATTGACTTGCTTAAAACCGATGAAGGTAAAAAAGCGTTGCATGATTTAATTGCAGAAGAAGACATGCGCGAAGAAATTGTTATGGATAGCGCGTTTGTGAAACAAACCATTCAAGATACGTTGACTTCCGACGAAGGCAAGGCGTACTGGCAAGAGGTCATGAAAGACCCTGAATTTGCAAAGTCTTTTGCAGAAAGTATGCAAGGGGAAAATGAGAAGATCTTAAAATCGCTCATGAAGGATCCTTCCTACCAGCAAATGATGATGGATATTTTAAAAGACCCTCAAATGGGTGAGCAAGCAATGGAACTTATGAAATCAAAAGAGTACCGCGAACAAGTAATGGGGATTATGAGTGAAGCGTTAGAAAGTCCTTATTTTGCAGCTAAGATGTCAGGATTGATGAGTAAAGCGATTGAAGACCAAAGTAACAGTGAAGACAACGAAGGGGAAGATGAATAA
- a CDS encoding KinB-signaling pathway activation protein: protein MNSRKVVFIFWSTLLLGSLSGGLVGVLMNLDQYVGDGMENFLIGIVWMLGISAAFTLVSQMGFFAYLFIHRFGLGLSRSHKLWNRIQWVLIVFVFFDLVYFRYIAFGENDSFWGYLIIPTVLFIYALIIATIKAKQTNKGAFVPALFFMFVITTVEWVPALVANDSNWLVLYLTPLLVGNTYQLLLLHRLHNKT from the coding sequence GTGAACAGCAGAAAAGTTGTTTTTATATTTTGGTCCACATTGCTTTTAGGAAGTCTAAGTGGTGGGCTTGTCGGTGTTTTGATGAACCTCGATCAATATGTAGGCGATGGAATGGAGAACTTTCTGATTGGCATAGTGTGGATGCTCGGTATTAGTGCCGCATTTACACTTGTATCTCAAATGGGATTTTTCGCTTATTTGTTTATTCATCGATTTGGTCTCGGATTGTCACGGTCACATAAATTATGGAACCGCATCCAGTGGGTGCTAATTGTATTTGTCTTTTTTGACCTTGTTTATTTTCGATATATTGCGTTTGGAGAAAATGATTCGTTTTGGGGTTATTTAATCATTCCAACAGTATTGTTCATTTATGCGCTAATTATCGCAACCATTAAAGCAAAACAAACAAACAAAGGCGCATTTGTTCCTGCCTTATTCTTTATGTTTGTTATTACAACCGTTGAATGGGTACCTGCACTTGTTGCAAATGACTCAAATTGGCTCGTTTTGTATTTAACACCTTTATTAGTAGGAAATACATATCAACTTCTTTTATTACATCGACTTCATAACAAAACCTGA
- the pdaB gene encoding polysaccharide deacetylase family sporulation protein PdaB encodes MKGIWVINLSKWKPVLFICVAALFVASWLVIQRDYVPVFSTPDGPQAFYKAEDSEQKVALTFNISWGEHNVSPILEVLQQNDVEHATFFLLASWAETYPDLVEEIADAGYTIGSHGYQYKNYTSLDEAQVVQDMRRSKQVLEELTGETPTLLRPPNGAFSPKTLELADQQSMDIIHWSINSYDYENPGTETIVKNSLEQTGAGDVLLFHASDSVKQTAAALPKILKGLKQDGYDFATIEELMSHTDAENEEVK; translated from the coding sequence GTGAAAGGGATATGGGTCATTAATTTATCAAAGTGGAAACCAGTTTTATTTATTTGCGTTGCAGCTTTATTTGTTGCAAGTTGGCTCGTTATACAGCGGGATTATGTGCCAGTCTTTTCTACACCAGATGGCCCACAGGCTTTTTATAAAGCGGAGGATAGCGAACAAAAGGTTGCCCTGACCTTTAATATTAGTTGGGGCGAGCACAATGTGTCTCCTATCCTTGAGGTGTTGCAGCAGAATGATGTCGAACATGCCACATTTTTTCTTTTAGCTTCATGGGCTGAAACATACCCGGACCTTGTAGAAGAAATTGCTGATGCTGGTTACACCATTGGAAGTCACGGATACCAATACAAGAATTATACGTCTCTTGATGAAGCACAAGTTGTTCAAGATATGCGCCGGAGCAAGCAAGTTTTAGAGGAGTTAACAGGTGAAACACCTACTTTACTAAGACCTCCAAATGGGGCATTTTCGCCAAAAACCCTTGAACTGGCGGACCAGCAAAGTATGGATATTATTCATTGGAGTATTAATTCTTATGATTATGAGAACCCAGGAACCGAAACCATTGTTAAAAATAGTTTAGAGCAAACTGGGGCTGGAGACGTCTTACTTTTTCATGCATCTGATTCTGTTAAGCAAACCGCTGCGGCTTTACCAAAAATTTTAAAAGGCTTGAAGCAAGACGGCTACGATTTTGCGACAATTGAGGAATTGATGTCGCATACTGATGCAGAAAATGAAGAAGTTAAATAA